The following coding sequences are from one Nicotiana tabacum cultivar K326 chromosome 1, ASM71507v2, whole genome shotgun sequence window:
- the LOC107768046 gene encoding uncharacterized protein LOC107768046: MGPAGRDSRSKQENPRYGSRSRDRDAGSSSKFRKERDERDNNVNIKSKIGDYSFYISTSELVAILKRYNQIKIDPLDEEKTSFITDRGTYCYKVMPFRLKNAGATYQRLVTKMIQEHLEKTMEVYIDDMLVKSSEKSFKFFLVLKKKNQFEWIDECQQALKNLKAYLSNPPLVAKPKDGEKLPIYLTASEMAVSAVLVLADFMADFSPGIILEVEKELQVFIRSNPGTWTLFTDGASNVKGAGLGIILISSSGETIRQTIKCHPITNNGAEYEDVIAGLKLVRELGIEQIIIKSDSQLVVNQMQGTYTAKEARMQQYLEKARELQTIPIVENRANTKEESVEADVLANLASVAEVTNEENATYGILADDKKKAQSLRQKFAHYCLILVNLYRKMFGGPLERCHGPSQTEYMVRDVHEGHYGNHAVERSLVKLLIRAGYYWPKMEEDAESFLAKYDKCQRYGNNMHCPVELLHPVISPWPFMK, translated from the exons ATGGGACCAGCAGGACGGGATTCACGCTCTAAACAAGAAAATCCAAGGTATGGTTCTAGATCAAGAGATAGAGACGCGGGTTCATCATCCAAGTTCAGGAAAGAGCGTGATGAGCGGGACAACAATGTTAATATAAAATCAAAGATTGGTGATTATAGCTTCTATATTAGCACTTCTGAGTTGGTAGCTATTTTAAAAA gatataatcagatAAAGATTGATCCTTtagatgaggaaaaaacttcctttatcacAGACAGGGgaacttactgttataaagtcatGCCTTTCAGactaaagaatgctggagccacgtATCAAAGATTGGTAACAAAAATGATTCAAGAACACCTGGAAAAAACTATGGAAGtctacattgatgacatgctagtcaa ATCTTCGGAGAAAAGTTTTAAGTTCTTTTTagtgttgaaaaagaaaaatcaatttgAGTGGATTGATGAATGTCAACAAGCACTCAAGAATCTAAAAgcatacttgtcaaacccaccatTAGTGGCTAAACCGAAGGATGGAGAAAAGCTACCCATCTATCTCACCGCATCAGAAATGGCGGTAAGTGCAGTACTG GTTTTGGCAGATTTTATGGCGGACTTCAGCCCAGGGATAATTCTTGAAGTAGAAAAGGAACTACAGGTATTCATCAGATCTAATCCAGGTacttggaccttatttactgatGGCGCTTCGAATGTTAAAGGAGCGGGTTTAGGCATTATTCTAATCTCATCTTCAGGAGAAACCATAAGGCAGACAATAAAGTGCCATCCCATTACTAATAATGGAGCAGAATATGAAGATGTAATTGCAGGTCTAAAATTGGTACGAGAACTCGGAATAGAGCagattataatcaaaagtgaCTCACAACTTGTAGTTAATCAAATGCAGGGGACTTATACAGCTAAAGAGGCGCGGATGCAGCAATATTTGGAAAAGGCACGAGAATTACAGACAATTCCAATCGTGGAAAATCGTGCAAATACCAAGGAGGAAAGTGTGGAAGCAGACGTGTTGGCTAATCTCGCATCTGTTGCAGAagtaacaaatgaagaaaatgctacc TACGGGATTTTAGCTGATGATAAGAAAAAGGCTCAGTCACTTCGACAAAAATTTGCCCATTATTGTTTGATTCTTGTCAACCtgtatcgaaagatgttcggagGTCCTTTAGAAAGATGTCACGGACCTTCTCAAACAGAATATATGGTGAGAGATGTACATGAGGGACACTATGGAAATCATGCAGTAGAAAGATCCTTGGTAAAACTTCTAattagagcaggatattattggccaaaaatggaagaagatgcggaaaGTTTTCTGGCCAAGTATGACAAATGCCAACGATATGGAAACAACATGCATTGCCCAGTAGAGCTATTACATCCGGTTATTTCACCATGGCCTTTTATGAAATAA